A DNA window from Engraulis encrasicolus isolate BLACKSEA-1 chromosome 3, IST_EnEncr_1.0, whole genome shotgun sequence contains the following coding sequences:
- the LOC134446460 gene encoding P2X purinoceptor 7-like: MAGIQPYAFEPETETESEEEISEEEAGGRRKMDVSEWCTCGHCCTMETEAENICCREVTVVLNRMQQLESPVHCMTDHPGLHPVCLSIYALQNALNLYQRDFGDIPIRGYGNRCRFLAYRFFVSWCWGYLGRTVRVVIPSCVVQRVRREFPDGTGG, translated from the exons ATGGCAGGAATCCAACCTTATGCATTTGAACCGGAGACCGAGACCGAGTCGGAGGAGGAGATCTCTGAAGAGGAAGCCGGGGGTCGGAGAAAAATGGATGTATCAGAATG GTGTACATGTGGGCATTGCTGCACTATGGAGACGGAGGCAGAAAACATTTGTTGCAGAGAGGTGACCGTG GTACTAAATAGAATGCAACAGCTGGAGTCACCAGTCCACTGCATGACAGACCACCCTGGCCTTCATCCAGTGTGTTTGAGCATTTATGCTTTACAAAATGCCCTCAACTTGTACCAACGGGATTTCGGGGACATACCAATTAGAGGTTATGGGAA CCGTTGTAGATTCCTGGCGTATCGTTTTTTTGTTAGCTGGTGCTGGGGGTATCTGGGCCGGACAGTTCGAGTAGTGATCCCCTCCTGTGTCGTCCAGCGTGTCCGGCGAGAGTTCCCTGATGGGACGGGGGGC